The following coding sequences are from one Microbacterium sp. SORGH_AS_0969 window:
- a CDS encoding nuclear transport factor 2 family protein, with translation MPSSSQFAPDRLADRAEIQHRVHQFCHAVDRLQLDELREVFHADGIDDHGAYKGDVDGFIKWVANRHQTIAYSAHHVSNTMIEFLSDDSAFVETYFLVWQSVNPQASLFASDGDAQPFEAISSGRYVDHFTRKDGRWAIQSRTTVPGSMTRAVGNEGMGMVPGFAVGSRNADDPAITRRAELVEATR, from the coding sequence ATGCCTTCGTCAAGTCAGTTCGCCCCGGATCGCCTCGCGGACCGAGCCGAGATCCAGCACCGTGTCCACCAGTTCTGCCACGCCGTCGACCGCCTCCAGCTCGATGAGCTCAGGGAAGTGTTCCATGCAGACGGGATCGACGACCACGGCGCCTACAAGGGCGACGTCGACGGTTTCATCAAGTGGGTCGCGAACCGCCATCAGACGATCGCGTACTCGGCACACCATGTCAGCAACACGATGATCGAGTTTCTTTCGGACGACTCCGCTTTCGTGGAGACGTACTTCCTCGTCTGGCAGAGCGTGAACCCGCAGGCGAGCCTTTTCGCCTCGGACGGTGATGCGCAGCCGTTCGAGGCCATCTCCTCCGGACGGTATGTCGATCACTTCACCCGCAAGGACGGCCGCTGGGCGATCCAGAGCCGGACCACGGTCCCCGGCTCGATGACCAGAGCGGTGGGCAACGAGGGAATGGGCATGGTCCCCGGCTTTGCCGTGGGAAGCAGAAATGCCGATGACCCTGCCATCACCCGCCGTGCAGAACTCGTGGAGGCGACGCGATGA
- a CDS encoding pyruvate carboxylase — MFSKILVANRGEIAIRAFRAANELGAATVAVFPYEDRNSMHRLKADEGYQIGEPGHPVRAYLDVREIIRVALLSGADAIYPGYGFLSENPELAAAAAANGITFIGPASSVLEMAGHKVTAKEHAIAAGVPVLKSTPASRDIEELLAGAEEVGFPIFAKAVAGGGGRGMRRVETRAELRPALEAAMREADSAFGDPTMFLEQAVLRSRHIEVQILADAAGTTLHLFERDCSVQRRNQKVVEIAPAPNINDELRAALHRDAIAFARSIGYVNAGTVEFLVDTAGERAGEHVFIEMNPRIQVEHTVTEEVTDVDLVQSQMLIASGSTLAEMGLSQDTIRLHGAALQCRITTEDPTDDFRPDTGRITAYRSPGGAGVRLDGGTVEVGVQISPHFDSMLAKMSCRGRDFPSAVRRARRGLAEFRIRGVSTNIPFLQAVLDDPAFAAGDLSTSLIDERPWLVRGRTSKDRGTKILNWLTDVTVNQPHGVPVTTVHPIDKLPQIDVTAPAPAGSRQRLLALGPVGFADALRTQTALAVTETTMRDAHQSLLATRVRTKDLVAVAPHVARMTPGLLSMEAWGGATYDVALRFLGEDPWERLAALREALPNIAIQMLLRGRNTVGYTPYPTEVTDAFVTEAASTGIDIFRIFDALNDVSQMRPAIDAVLATGATVAEVAVCYTGDLLDPGEDLYTLDYYLRLAEQIVDAGAHILAIKDMAGLLRPAAAAKLVTAFRERFDLPVHVHTHDTAGGQLATLLAASAAGADAVDVAAAPLSGTTSQPSASALVAALAHTDRDTGLDLKALSDLEPYWEAVRKVYAPFESGLPGPTGRVYRHEIPGGQLSNLRQQAIALGLADDFELIEDLYAAANGILGRIPKVTPSSKVVGDLALHLAAVKADPEDFAENPQKYDIPDSVIGFMAGELGELPGGWPEPFRTKVLQGRDVRVGVTPLSDSDRADLAPDAEPATRRQALNRLLFPTPTRAFDSNRNLFGDLSVIDTVDYLYGLRQGEEHVVDIDKGVKLYVGLEAISEPEEKGMRTVMTTLNGQLRPVFVRDRSVTVETKAAVNADPAQPGQVPAPFSGVVTLKVAVGDTVAAGQAIATIEAMKMEAAITTPVAGTVSHLAIPATQQVDAGDLLAIIAPGGASVPASAPAEDNK; from the coding sequence ATGTTCTCGAAGATCCTTGTGGCCAATCGCGGCGAGATCGCGATCCGGGCTTTTCGCGCGGCGAACGAGCTGGGTGCGGCGACAGTGGCGGTGTTCCCGTACGAGGACCGCAACTCGATGCACCGGTTGAAGGCCGACGAGGGGTACCAGATCGGCGAGCCGGGTCATCCGGTGCGGGCGTACCTGGATGTGAGGGAGATCATCCGGGTGGCGCTGCTGTCGGGGGCGGATGCGATCTACCCCGGCTACGGATTCCTGTCGGAGAACCCGGAGCTGGCGGCCGCGGCGGCGGCGAACGGGATCACGTTCATCGGTCCGGCGTCGAGCGTGCTGGAGATGGCGGGGCACAAGGTCACGGCGAAGGAGCACGCGATCGCGGCCGGGGTGCCGGTGCTGAAGTCCACGCCTGCGTCGCGCGACATCGAGGAGCTGCTGGCGGGGGCGGAGGAGGTCGGGTTCCCGATCTTCGCGAAAGCCGTGGCGGGCGGCGGCGGGCGCGGGATGCGCCGGGTCGAGACGCGGGCGGAGCTGCGTCCCGCTTTGGAGGCGGCGATGCGAGAGGCGGACTCGGCGTTCGGGGATCCGACGATGTTCCTGGAGCAGGCGGTGCTGCGGTCGCGTCACATCGAGGTGCAGATTCTCGCGGATGCGGCGGGCACGACCCTGCACCTGTTCGAGCGCGACTGCTCGGTGCAGCGACGAAACCAGAAGGTGGTGGAGATCGCGCCGGCGCCGAACATCAACGACGAGTTGCGCGCGGCGCTGCATCGAGACGCGATCGCGTTCGCCCGCTCGATCGGGTACGTGAACGCGGGCACGGTGGAGTTCCTCGTCGACACGGCGGGGGAGCGGGCGGGTGAGCACGTGTTCATCGAGATGAACCCGCGCATCCAGGTCGAACACACGGTGACCGAGGAGGTCACCGACGTGGACCTGGTGCAGTCACAGATGCTCATCGCGTCGGGCTCCACCCTGGCGGAGATGGGTCTGAGTCAGGACACGATCCGGCTGCACGGCGCGGCCCTGCAGTGCCGGATCACGACGGAGGATCCGACCGACGACTTCCGACCTGACACCGGCCGGATCACCGCGTACCGGTCGCCGGGAGGCGCCGGCGTGAGGCTCGATGGTGGCACCGTCGAGGTGGGTGTGCAGATCAGCCCGCACTTCGACAGCATGCTCGCGAAGATGTCGTGCCGTGGCCGCGACTTCCCGTCCGCGGTGCGGCGCGCGCGTCGTGGTCTGGCGGAGTTCCGGATCCGGGGTGTGTCCACGAACATTCCGTTCCTCCAGGCCGTGCTGGATGATCCCGCGTTCGCGGCGGGTGACCTCTCGACATCCCTTATCGACGAGCGACCGTGGCTGGTGCGTGGCCGGACGTCGAAGGACCGTGGCACAAAGATCCTGAACTGGCTCACCGACGTCACGGTCAACCAACCCCACGGCGTCCCGGTGACGACGGTGCATCCGATCGACAAGCTCCCGCAGATCGACGTGACCGCCCCGGCCCCCGCGGGATCCAGGCAGCGGCTACTCGCGCTGGGGCCGGTGGGCTTCGCGGATGCTCTTCGCACCCAGACCGCTCTCGCGGTGACGGAGACGACGATGCGCGACGCGCACCAGTCCCTCCTCGCCACCCGGGTGCGGACGAAGGACCTCGTCGCGGTCGCTCCCCACGTGGCCCGGATGACGCCGGGGCTGCTGTCGATGGAGGCGTGGGGTGGCGCGACCTACGACGTCGCGTTGCGCTTCCTCGGCGAGGACCCGTGGGAACGGCTCGCCGCCCTCCGGGAGGCGCTGCCGAACATCGCGATCCAGATGCTTCTCCGTGGCCGCAACACGGTCGGCTACACCCCGTACCCGACGGAGGTCACCGACGCGTTCGTGACCGAGGCGGCGAGCACGGGCATCGACATCTTCCGCATCTTCGACGCCCTGAACGACGTGTCGCAGATGCGTCCCGCGATCGACGCGGTCCTGGCCACAGGCGCTACGGTCGCGGAGGTCGCGGTCTGCTACACGGGCGACCTCCTTGACCCGGGCGAGGACCTCTACACCCTCGACTACTACCTGCGGCTGGCGGAGCAGATCGTTGACGCCGGGGCGCACATCCTCGCGATCAAGGACATGGCCGGGCTACTCCGTCCCGCCGCGGCCGCGAAGCTCGTCACCGCGTTCCGCGAACGCTTCGACCTGCCCGTCCACGTTCACACCCACGACACCGCCGGCGGCCAGCTCGCCACCCTCCTCGCCGCCAGTGCGGCGGGTGCCGATGCGGTCGACGTCGCCGCCGCCCCCCTGTCGGGCACCACGTCGCAGCCGTCCGCATCCGCTCTGGTCGCCGCACTCGCCCACACAGACCGCGACACAGGCCTCGACCTGAAGGCCTTGTCCGACCTGGAGCCCTACTGGGAGGCGGTGCGGAAGGTCTACGCCCCGTTCGAGTCCGGGCTGCCCGGACCCACTGGGCGAGTGTACCGGCACGAGATCCCGGGCGGTCAGCTGTCCAACCTGCGCCAGCAGGCCATCGCCCTCGGACTCGCGGACGACTTCGAGCTGATCGAGGACCTCTACGCCGCCGCGAACGGCATCCTCGGCCGCATCCCGAAGGTCACCCCGTCCTCGAAAGTCGTCGGCGACCTCGCCCTGCATCTGGCCGCGGTGAAGGCCGACCCGGAGGACTTCGCCGAGAACCCGCAGAAGTACGACATCCCCGACAGCGTGATCGGGTTCATGGCCGGCGAGCTTGGCGAGCTGCCCGGCGGATGGCCCGAGCCGTTCCGCACCAAGGTCCTCCAGGGCCGCGACGTCAGGGTCGGGGTCACCCCTCTCAGCGACTCCGACCGCGCCGACCTCGCTCCCGACGCCGAGCCCGCGACACGTCGGCAGGCACTGAACCGGCTCCTGTTCCCCACCCCGACCCGCGCGTTCGACTCCAACCGGAACCTCTTCGGCGACCTGTCCGTGATCGACACCGTCGACTACCTCTACGGCCTCCGCCAGGGCGAGGAGCACGTCGTCGACATCGACAAGGGCGTCAAGCTCTACGTCGGCCTCGAAGCCATCTCAGAGCCCGAGGAGAAGGGCATGCGCACCGTCATGACCACCCTCAACGGGCAGCTGCGGCCGGTGTTCGTCCGCGATCGCTCGGTCACAGTCGAAACCAAGGCTGCGGTGAATGCCGACCCGGCTCAGCCCGGACAGGTCCCCGCCCCGTTCTCGGGCGTCGTGACCCTGAAGGTCGCCGTCGGAGACACCGTGGCGGCGGGCCAGGCCATCGCCACCATCGAGGCCATGAAGATGGAGGCCGCAATCACCACCCCCGTCGCCGGCACCGTCTCCCACCTCGCGATCCCCGCGACGCAGCAGGTCGACGCGGGCGATCTCCTGGCCATCATCGCCCCGGGCGGCGCGTCCGTGCCCGCATCCGCCCCGGCAGAGGACAACAAGTGA
- a CDS encoding 2Fe-2S iron-sulfur cluster-binding protein, with amino-acid sequence MTRIVYVLPDGAERLVEASDGESLMRAALQNDISEIVGECGGEMSCGTCHVYIDDAPDGIDPQSRDERELLDMVDSARPSSRLACQIAVRPELAGLCVRIADAQ; translated from the coding sequence ATGACGCGCATCGTGTACGTACTCCCCGACGGAGCGGAACGACTCGTCGAAGCGTCGGACGGGGAGTCCCTGATGAGGGCAGCTCTGCAGAACGACATCTCCGAGATCGTCGGGGAATGCGGCGGCGAGATGTCGTGCGGCACCTGCCACGTGTACATCGACGACGCTCCGGACGGGATTGATCCGCAGTCCCGTGACGAGCGGGAACTGCTTGACATGGTCGACAGTGCGCGCCCCTCAAGCAGGCTGGCGTGCCAGATCGCGGTCCGACCCGAACTTGCAGGCCTTTGCGTACGGATCGCCGACGCCCAGTGA
- a CDS encoding HtaA domain-containing protein, whose translation MTDGILRWGVKQSFREYVRAIDDGSEDTSAPAYMQNGEFCFPQSEGDGGLCFTGRATLSAYRGMLGVTIIDPRIEAYNNALVLSIVEPTSRSVPPSRRIVCTLTPRESTAADEQILDAHLTDAGTVLFDDVYQPGTRMDPVTVVGADLTCLSRLQPDPRVAP comes from the coding sequence GTGACGGACGGCATCCTGCGCTGGGGTGTGAAGCAGAGCTTCCGGGAGTACGTCCGCGCCATCGACGACGGGTCCGAAGACACCTCGGCACCTGCATACATGCAGAACGGGGAGTTCTGCTTTCCGCAAAGCGAGGGAGATGGTGGTCTCTGTTTCACGGGCAGAGCGACGCTGTCGGCCTACCGCGGCATGCTGGGCGTGACGATCATCGATCCGCGGATCGAGGCGTACAACAACGCGCTGGTGCTCTCGATCGTCGAACCCACGTCACGGTCTGTGCCGCCAAGCCGCCGTATCGTCTGCACCCTCACACCGCGTGAGTCGACAGCGGCTGACGAGCAGATCCTGGATGCGCACCTCACCGATGCGGGCACCGTGCTCTTCGACGACGTCTACCAGCCCGGAACGAGAATGGACCCGGTGACCGTCGTCGGAGCAGATCTCACGTGCTTGTCGCGTCTTCAGCCCGACCCTAGGGTCGCTCCATGA
- a CDS encoding zinc-binding dehydrogenase, producing MSSTATALVQTGPDSHEFQEIPLPSLVPGAALLRVEANGICASDIDAYEGHGGGYDPADLTQYPRINGHEIVGVIEDLGEATAAHPGLKVGDRVAVNPWLACGSCEACRRNQAQFCTGMPWRTSCYGFIPTYIGPGLWGGYSTHVYIDPHTVLYHFPQEVSAPDAALWNPLANGIQWAVMDAGVTLGSRVAVLGSGQRGLACIAAAKAAGAGLIIATGLGRDAHKLALAERLGADVVVNVEEEDVVDVAAAATAGAGFDIVIDTSPVAQQPILDGIAMLRKGGTLASAGIKGKPLTAFPLDAVTIKGIRLIGVMGTTHQAQQMAADLIIANTLPLSDLRTHIFGFDQLPLALETLQGRVEGENAINIVVEPRFTANAA from the coding sequence ATGAGCTCCACCGCTACCGCCCTGGTCCAGACCGGACCCGACAGTCACGAGTTTCAGGAGATCCCGCTTCCGAGCCTCGTCCCTGGCGCGGCGCTTCTCCGGGTGGAGGCCAACGGCATCTGCGCAAGCGACATCGACGCCTACGAGGGGCACGGCGGCGGCTACGACCCAGCCGACCTGACCCAGTACCCACGGATCAACGGGCATGAGATCGTCGGCGTCATCGAGGACCTCGGCGAGGCTACCGCGGCTCATCCCGGGCTCAAGGTGGGCGACCGTGTGGCGGTGAACCCATGGCTCGCGTGCGGAAGCTGCGAGGCCTGCCGCCGCAATCAGGCGCAGTTCTGCACCGGCATGCCCTGGCGGACGAGCTGCTACGGCTTCATACCGACCTACATCGGCCCGGGGCTATGGGGTGGCTACTCGACTCACGTCTACATCGACCCCCACACCGTCCTGTACCACTTCCCCCAAGAGGTGAGCGCCCCCGACGCCGCTCTGTGGAATCCCCTCGCCAACGGCATTCAGTGGGCGGTTATGGACGCCGGTGTCACCCTGGGGTCCCGCGTCGCCGTGCTCGGTTCCGGACAGCGCGGTCTGGCGTGTATTGCTGCGGCGAAAGCGGCCGGCGCCGGCCTCATCATCGCTACCGGACTCGGGCGAGACGCTCACAAGCTGGCACTCGCGGAACGGCTCGGCGCCGACGTCGTCGTCAATGTCGAAGAAGAAGATGTTGTCGATGTCGCAGCAGCGGCGACCGCAGGCGCCGGGTTCGACATCGTCATCGACACCTCACCCGTCGCGCAGCAGCCGATCCTCGACGGCATCGCGATGCTGCGCAAGGGCGGCACTCTGGCCAGTGCCGGCATCAAGGGGAAGCCCCTCACGGCTTTCCCTCTCGACGCTGTCACCATCAAAGGCATCCGACTCATCGGCGTGATGGGAACCACCCACCAGGCCCAGCAGATGGCCGCGGACCTGATCATCGCGAACACGCTCCCGCTGAGCGACCTCCGCACGCACATCTTCGGCTTCGACCAGCTCCCGCTCGCGCTCGAAACCCTGCAAGGCCGAGTCGAAGGGGAGAACGCGATCAACATTGTCGTCGAACCCCGGTTCACCGCGAACGCTGCGTGA
- a CDS encoding LysR family transcriptional regulator: MIDVHKLRQFLIVVKTGSFTRAAEALNLSQSALSRSIQSLEEHLGTRLIERERGRTGITLTLAGTELFERSDAILHDLDEMESRMTGMPVRAVPTISFGIGPMLGGVVLPGFFKDRLLSTPDLRVRVHTSTSDLMTELLLDGEIEFYLGLPSVRRRSTRVRQQVFGNFAPNFFVRPGHPLAEQERVTIEDLLAFPRISGTAWSENLMSLGSERDRYLFASSLQVDDYGMLVDIASSSDALIVASTQRPGDGLVRLPITIELAISSSELSVFSLAGTRMSPLAAEIVDDLKNRYLALYGAEPAFPPSSTSAHGNEPPAGRRASP; this comes from the coding sequence ATGATCGACGTTCACAAGCTCCGCCAGTTCCTCATCGTGGTCAAGACAGGCAGTTTTACCCGCGCCGCGGAGGCACTCAACCTCTCCCAATCCGCACTCTCTCGCAGCATCCAATCCCTCGAAGAGCATCTGGGGACCCGGCTGATCGAACGCGAACGCGGACGGACAGGGATCACACTCACCCTGGCCGGGACCGAGCTCTTCGAGCGCAGCGACGCCATCCTCCACGATCTCGACGAAATGGAGAGCCGAATGACGGGAATGCCAGTGCGCGCGGTCCCGACCATCTCCTTCGGCATTGGACCGATGCTCGGGGGTGTCGTCCTTCCAGGGTTCTTCAAGGATCGACTTCTATCCACCCCTGATCTGCGCGTCCGCGTGCACACCAGCACGTCGGATCTCATGACCGAGCTGCTCCTGGACGGTGAGATCGAGTTCTACCTTGGACTGCCCTCCGTGCGGCGGCGATCGACCCGTGTGCGTCAGCAGGTGTTCGGGAATTTCGCGCCCAACTTCTTTGTCAGGCCAGGGCACCCGCTGGCTGAGCAGGAGCGCGTGACGATCGAGGATCTTCTCGCCTTTCCGCGTATCTCGGGGACCGCGTGGAGCGAGAACCTGATGTCCCTGGGTAGCGAACGGGACCGCTACCTTTTCGCGTCGAGCCTCCAGGTGGACGACTACGGGATGCTCGTGGACATCGCATCCAGCTCAGACGCGCTGATCGTGGCCTCCACCCAGCGTCCAGGAGACGGTCTGGTGCGCCTCCCGATCACGATCGAACTCGCCATCTCCAGTAGCGAATTGTCCGTGTTTTCGCTCGCCGGGACGCGGATGAGCCCGCTGGCAGCGGAGATCGTGGACGACCTGAAGAACCGGTACTTGGCCTTGTACGGTGCCGAGCCGGCATTTCCCCCATCATCTACAAGCGCTCACGGCAATGAACCGCCGGCGGGAAGGAGAGCATCACCATGA
- a CDS encoding cytochrome P450, giving the protein MTDWHAIDNKLLDPHWYTTREYHDVFKTMRDEDPVHWTENERYGRPHWSITRYDDVKDYLLRDDLFSNRWDTRVTRSPKRRTPEERHAQGWDINPATNDNPVHDLYRAPINKHFSVPAIGRLGSDVSGIVDEIIADVAERGECDLVEDIAAELPVKVILRMLGVPESDWPYLREASWQWLASADPRWVIDNDPVATYNVGMGKLLDYCQDLAIARRKDPKDDFATVIGQLQIDGDELSIHEMRMWFTTMIGGGLETTRNAAAVGLWAFMLNPDQRTALLDDPSLTKPAIEEVLRWATPTKSRLRVATRDFDLNGKRIKTGDWAVGFLASANKDETVFPDPHRFDITRTPNDHLAFGTGIHLCLGRALARLELASLIPRVLQTFPDLRPVSDAEPNWIADYGVNGFTSMQVAYTSVSSAVSAR; this is encoded by the coding sequence ATGACCGACTGGCACGCAATCGATAACAAGCTTCTTGACCCTCACTGGTACACCACGCGTGAGTACCACGACGTGTTCAAGACCATGCGGGACGAGGACCCCGTGCACTGGACTGAGAACGAGCGATACGGTCGGCCTCACTGGTCGATCACGCGCTACGACGACGTCAAGGACTATCTGCTCCGCGACGATCTCTTCAGCAACCGGTGGGACACGCGCGTGACCCGTTCACCGAAGCGGCGCACGCCCGAGGAGCGCCACGCGCAGGGGTGGGACATCAACCCGGCCACCAACGACAACCCGGTCCACGATCTGTATCGGGCTCCGATCAACAAGCACTTCAGCGTGCCCGCGATCGGACGCCTCGGCTCGGATGTGTCCGGCATCGTCGACGAGATCATCGCGGATGTCGCGGAGCGAGGGGAGTGCGACCTCGTCGAGGACATCGCAGCCGAGCTTCCCGTGAAGGTGATCCTCCGGATGCTCGGTGTGCCGGAGTCGGACTGGCCGTACCTGCGCGAGGCGTCCTGGCAGTGGCTCGCCTCCGCGGATCCGCGATGGGTGATCGACAACGACCCGGTCGCCACGTACAACGTCGGAATGGGCAAGCTCCTGGACTACTGCCAGGACCTCGCGATCGCCCGTAGGAAGGACCCGAAGGACGACTTCGCGACGGTGATCGGCCAACTGCAGATCGACGGCGACGAACTGAGCATCCACGAGATGCGGATGTGGTTCACCACGATGATCGGTGGCGGCCTCGAGACCACACGCAACGCTGCAGCAGTCGGCCTGTGGGCCTTCATGCTCAACCCGGACCAGCGTACGGCACTCCTCGATGACCCGTCCCTGACCAAGCCCGCGATCGAGGAAGTCCTCCGCTGGGCCACCCCGACGAAGAGCCGGCTCAGAGTCGCAACCCGTGACTTCGACCTGAACGGGAAGCGGATCAAGACCGGCGACTGGGCGGTCGGCTTCCTGGCGTCGGCCAACAAGGACGAGACGGTCTTCCCGGACCCTCACCGCTTCGACATCACAAGGACCCCCAACGACCACCTCGCGTTCGGAACCGGGATCCACCTCTGCTTGGGACGGGCCCTCGCGCGACTCGAACTCGCATCCCTCATTCCGCGGGTCCTTCAGACCTTCCCCGACCTGCGCCCGGTCTCGGATGCGGAGCCGAACTGGATCGCGGACTACGGCGTCAACGGCTTCACTTCGATGCAGGTGGCGTACACGTCCGTCTCGTCGGCGGTGAGCGCCCGATGA
- a CDS encoding HpcH/HpaI aldolase/citrate lyase family protein, producing MTRLYARAEFERLIRNGHTPAGVFVMSTDAAITALYGDAGYDWVLIDREHGIMDNSHLRAHLMAAEANGIVPIVRVLENNHAAIQQTLDAGAQGVMVPKIESADGAARAVKASRYQAGGRGMCPVVPATNFSGDDWAPYAARMNNNALIIPLIETKAGVDHIEEICAVEGVDYVFFGLADLSQDLGIDMVDDIDQLIALWEQVVRAAHSVGVRVGAPLGYGFDDLADYGSLASDLSTLRAAAERDLAGLRQAATPTAP from the coding sequence ATGACCAGGCTCTACGCCCGCGCCGAGTTCGAACGACTCATCCGCAACGGCCACACCCCGGCAGGAGTGTTCGTCATGTCGACGGACGCCGCGATCACGGCGCTCTACGGCGACGCAGGCTACGACTGGGTCCTCATCGACCGTGAGCACGGAATCATGGACAACAGCCACCTTCGCGCGCACCTCATGGCGGCCGAAGCCAACGGCATCGTCCCCATCGTGCGCGTGCTCGAGAACAACCACGCAGCGATCCAGCAGACGCTCGACGCCGGCGCCCAAGGCGTCATGGTCCCCAAGATCGAGAGCGCGGACGGGGCCGCTCGCGCCGTCAAAGCATCGAGGTACCAAGCCGGTGGACGCGGCATGTGCCCCGTCGTGCCGGCCACGAACTTCTCGGGTGACGACTGGGCACCTTACGCCGCCCGCATGAACAACAACGCGCTCATCATCCCGCTCATCGAAACGAAGGCGGGCGTCGACCACATCGAGGAAATCTGCGCAGTGGAAGGCGTCGACTACGTGTTCTTCGGCCTGGCAGATCTCTCCCAAGACCTCGGGATCGACATGGTCGATGACATCGACCAGCTGATCGCACTCTGGGAGCAGGTGGTCCGCGCCGCTCACTCCGTCGGGGTCCGGGTTGGCGCACCGCTGGGGTACGGATTCGACGACCTCGCCGACTACGGAAGCCTCGCCAGCGACCTCTCAACCCTCCGCGCCGCGGCGGAACGCGACCTCGCCGGGCTTCGACAGGCGGCCACCCCTACCGCGCCCTGA
- a CDS encoding cyclase family protein translates to MTTAERDRVHIAQIEEYLTTLSNWGRWGEDDRLGTLNLITPEVRRRAAANVRSGTAISLARNLDPLRPDPLHSGVTNVQRDSKVGEVRHLLGKEARWDAVGEEITLSPHGGNAHLDGLGHYYWDGLFYNGFPASASNNTIGSAHLSVSHATEGIITRGVLLDIAGLHGVPYLERGHAVHVDELLEAERRQGVQVRSGDVLLIHTGNAAALETLGPVYRTANPGPLDGVQAGLDISCLPFLHDRDVAAMGADGTHDVQPAQVDDFDFARPIHAVSLVAMGLWLMDNLDLTALARACEAEKRWEFLFTALPWRFVGATSSPLNPVAVL, encoded by the coding sequence ATGACAACAGCAGAACGGGATCGAGTCCACATCGCGCAGATCGAGGAGTACCTCACCACGCTCTCCAACTGGGGGCGATGGGGTGAGGACGACCGCCTCGGGACGCTGAACCTCATCACCCCGGAGGTCCGACGCCGCGCAGCCGCGAACGTGCGAAGCGGCACCGCCATCTCCTTGGCCAGAAACCTCGACCCCCTGCGCCCAGACCCGCTGCACTCCGGAGTGACGAACGTGCAACGCGATTCAAAGGTCGGCGAGGTGCGTCACCTGCTCGGTAAAGAGGCCCGCTGGGACGCGGTCGGCGAAGAGATCACGCTCAGCCCTCACGGCGGCAACGCACACCTCGACGGGCTAGGCCACTACTACTGGGATGGTCTGTTCTATAACGGCTTCCCCGCGAGCGCATCTAACAACACGATCGGGTCGGCCCATCTTTCGGTCTCGCACGCCACCGAGGGCATCATCACCCGCGGGGTTCTGCTCGACATCGCCGGGCTCCACGGTGTTCCCTACCTCGAGCGCGGCCACGCCGTTCACGTCGACGAGCTCCTCGAGGCCGAACGCCGACAAGGTGTGCAGGTGCGATCCGGGGACGTCCTCCTCATCCACACTGGCAACGCCGCCGCCCTGGAGACCCTCGGACCGGTGTACCGCACTGCCAACCCGGGACCCCTGGACGGCGTGCAGGCCGGACTCGACATCTCCTGCCTTCCCTTCCTTCACGACCGGGACGTTGCCGCCATGGGCGCGGACGGCACGCACGACGTGCAGCCCGCGCAGGTCGACGACTTCGATTTCGCCCGCCCGATCCACGCCGTCAGCCTCGTGGCGATGGGGCTGTGGCTGATGGACAACCTTGACCTGACTGCCTTGGCGCGGGCCTGCGAAGCCGAGAAGCGGTGGGAGTTCCTGTTCACCGCTCTGCCGTGGAGGTTCGTCGGAGCGACGTCCAGCCCCCTCAACCCTGTCGCGGTGCTCTGA